Part of the Halopseudomonas maritima genome, CAGGCAGTGAGGGTCTGGCTGTCCTTGAGGAAGAAAAACACCAGAATAGGCACCAGTACCAGATACACCAACACGGTCACCACCACCGGCAAGCTGGCCAACGACTGCGACAACGCCCATTGTCCGAAGGCACCCACTTCACCATTGATAGAGTTCATCAGGCGTTCGATCTGCGCCTCTGAAATAAACGAGGGGTATTCCTCGGGCAGGTGCAACAGCTGCGCACGCCACTCTCCCAGCATGCCCGGCAACTCGTTAAACAGATTGAGCATCTGTTTCCAGACCAGCGGCACAACCACACCCAGCAGAGCGGCCAGCGCCCCAAGAAACAGCAAGAACACAATCCACACCGACAGCGCATGGGGCAGCCAGCGCTGCAGACGGGTGACCAACCCCTGCAGCAGGTAAGCCAGCACCACGCCAGTCAACAGCGGCGCAAGCTTGTCGCCAAAGGAGATAACGATCGCGAAGCCCAGCGCCAGCACCACTGCCAGCACCACTGCCTCTTCATCGGAAAAATAACGCTGAACCCAACCCTGAAAAACTTTTAGCATTTAATCAATCTGCT contains:
- a CDS encoding AI-2E family transporter translates to MLKVFQGWVQRYFSDEEAVVLAVVLALGFAIVISFGDKLAPLLTGVVLAYLLQGLVTRLQRWLPHALSVWIVFLLFLGALAALLGVVVPLVWKQMLNLFNELPGMLGEWRAQLLHLPEEYPSFISEAQIERLMNSINGEVGAFGQWALSQSLASLPVVVTVLVYLVLVPILVFFFLKDSQTLTAWTVSHLPRERRLMRVVWTEMNQQIANYIRGKAAEILIVGAVTYISFAILGVNYAALLAVLVGLSVLVPYIGATVVTIPVALIGLFQWGLGNEFMVLMIVYAVIQALDGNVLVPILFSEAVNLHPVAIIAAVLIFGGLWGFWGVFFAIPLATLFKAVLYAWPRGLEAAHDAQAAQA